A part of Aegilops tauschii subsp. strangulata cultivar AL8/78 chromosome 2, Aet v6.0, whole genome shotgun sequence genomic DNA contains:
- the LOC109736009 gene encoding tRNA dimethylallyltransferase 2, with amino-acid sequence MPHLAAPASPPPAPNLMSDAREAASSSPPSERGRRKAVVVVMGATGAGKSRLAVDLAGHFAGVEVVSADSMQVYRGLDVLTNKVSLDEQNGVPHHLLSIVDPSVEFTCRHFRDHALPIIEDILDRGGLPVVVGGTNFYIQALVSPFLFEDMSEDMQGCTLSDQLDDIGLATDGVGSGYEHLKEIDPIAAQRIHPNNHRKIKRYLELYATTGALPSDLFQGEAAEDKWGRPTSSRFDCCFLWVDAELHVLDNYVNERVDCMINAGLLDEVRNIYNPGAVYTQGLRQAIGVREFDEFFRLYFTKKESDEIKAGMLNLHDDKLKSLLDEAVSQLKANTRRLVRRQRRRLHRLNKDFGWNLHHIDATEAFQCTTGDSWHVKVIKPCADTVRRFLSNDTTLASKDCSNDGGGTRLASRELWTQYVCEACDNRVLRGAHEWEQHKQGRGHRRRTQRLKRKSKIKSTSSEAEV; translated from the exons ATGCCCCACCTCGCCGCAcctgcctctccgccgccggcTCCAAACCTTATGTCTGACGCTCGCGAGGctgcctcctcctcgccgccgtccgAAAGGGGGCGGAGGAAGGCGGTGGTGGTGGTCATGGGCGCGACGGGCGCCGGCAAGTCCCGGCTTGCCGTTGACCTCGCGGGGCACTTTGCCGGCGTCGAGGTGGTCAGCGCCGACTCCATGCAGGTCTACCGCGGTCTCGATGTCCTTACTAACAAGGTCTCCCTCGATGAGCAGAACG GTGTTCCTCACCATCTCCTTAGCATCGTCGATCCTTCGGTGGAGTTCACTTGCCGCCATTTCCGTGATCATGCCTTGCCT ATTATAGAAGATATATTGGATCGTGGCGGCCTGCCTGTTGTTGTTGGTGGCACAAACTTCTATATACAG GCTCTTGTTAGTCCATTCCTCTTTGAGGATATGTCAGAAGATATGCAGGGTTGCACTTTGAGTGACCAACTTGATGATATAG GCCTTGCCACAGATGGTGTTGGAAGTGGGTATGAACACTTAAAGGAGATTGATCCTATTGCGGCACAAAGGATCCACCCAAACAACCACCGAAAA ATAAAACGTTACCTTGAGTTATATGCAACCACAGGTGCACTACCAAGCGATCTTTTCCAAGGAGAAGCTGCAGAA GACAAGTGGGGCCGGCCTACTAGCTCCAGGTTTGACTGTTGTTTCCTGTGGGTGGATGCCGAGCTTCATGTTCTGGATAATTATGTCAATGAAAGAGTCGATTGCATGATTAATGCTGGGCTGCTTGATGAAGTGCGCAATATATATAATCCAGGTGCCGTTTATACCCAAGGTCTACGGCAGGCCATTGGGGTTCGTGAATTTGATGAGTTTTTCAGATTATATTTTACAAAGAAAGAATCTGATGAGATAAAAGCTGGTATGCTTAATCTCCATGATGATAAGCTGAAAAGCTTGTTGGATGAAGCTGTCTCTCAGCTAAAAGCAAACACACGAAGACTTGTTCGACGCCAA AGACGGAGGCTACACCGGCTGAATAAAGACTTCGGGTGGAATTTGCATCACATCGACGCAACAGAAGCATTCCAAT GTACTACTGGTGACTCGTGGCACGTCAAGGTTATAAAACCTTGCGCAGATACTGTCAGAAGATTCTTGTCTAATGATACAACTTTGGCAAGTAAAGATTGTTCGAACGATGGTGGTGGAACTAGGTTGGCCTCAAGAGAGTTGTGGACTCAATATGTTTGCGAG GCCTGCGACAACCGGGTCCTTCGAGGGGCACATGAGTGGGAACAACACAAGCAAGGCCGAGGCCACCGGAGAAGAACACAGCGTTTGAAGCGGAAGAGTAAGATCAAGAGTACATCCTCTGAAGCAGAAGTATAA